In Candidatus Methylomirabilota bacterium, a single window of DNA contains:
- a CDS encoding alpha/beta hydrolase — protein sequence MRPREETIPVGGVDVHAWVGGRGDPLLVLHGAGANRGFTRWVERVAERYTVWAPTHPGFGKSGDAEWMESIDDLARFHLWFIDAAGLGRPHVLGHSIGGWTAAEMAVMSPHAIAKLVLVAAEGLKPETGEILDVFYHSDAQLRELIVHDPKTIPEWDELFGRPPTPADQALAERNREMTARLTWKPYMHNPRLARFLPRVTNPTLIVWGREDRIVPVACGEQYRRAIPDAKLTVLEGCGHLPPIEQPDVFARLVLDFLGAAA from the coding sequence ATGCGGCCCCGTGAGGAGACGATCCCGGTCGGCGGCGTCGACGTGCACGCCTGGGTCGGGGGGCGGGGGGACCCGCTGCTCGTGCTCCACGGCGCCGGCGCCAACCGCGGCTTCACCCGGTGGGTCGAGCGGGTGGCCGAGCGCTACACGGTGTGGGCGCCGACGCATCCCGGGTTCGGCAAGTCCGGCGACGCCGAGTGGATGGAGAGCATCGACGACCTCGCGCGCTTCCACCTCTGGTTCATCGACGCCGCCGGGCTCGGCCGGCCGCACGTGCTCGGCCACTCGATCGGCGGCTGGACGGCCGCGGAGATGGCAGTCATGAGCCCGCACGCGATCGCCAAGCTCGTCCTCGTGGCGGCCGAGGGCCTCAAGCCGGAGACCGGCGAGATCCTCGACGTCTTCTATCACTCGGACGCGCAGCTCCGCGAGCTGATCGTCCACGATCCGAAGACGATCCCCGAGTGGGACGAGCTGTTCGGCCGCCCGCCGACCCCGGCGGACCAGGCGCTCGCGGAGCGCAACAGGGAAATGACGGCGCGGCTCACCTGGAAGCCGTACATGCACAACCCCCGGCTCGCGCGGTTCCTCCCGCGGGTGACGAACCCGACGCTGATCGTGTGGGGACGCGAGGACCGCATCGTGCCCGTCGCCTGCGGCGAGCAGTACCGCCGCGCGATCCCCGACGCGAAGCTGACCGTGCTCGAAGGCTGCGGCCACCTGCCGCCGATCGAGCAGCCCGACGTCTTCGCGCGGCTCGTGCTCGACTTCCTGGGAGCCGCGGCATGA
- a CDS encoding LLM class flavin-dependent oxidoreductase, protein MKLYYFSEMPHHEYPDAEGEKYPSLRLAFPNRFFDREKAAANYRRYLDEYELADQVAFDGLMINEHHSTPSCVNVGVNMTAAVLARTTTRAKLLLLGNILPIEDNPVRMAEQIAMADLMSGGRVLSGFVRGVGVEQWWANANPVHNRERFEECHDLILKCWTAPGPFRWEGRHYHFRHVNPWCLPLQRPHPPIWIPGTASPETAVWAGARGYTYVPFLVPFEIARELFEYYRQGAAEAGRTVTPDNLGFLICAVTADTKAKALEAGRHFVWRMGPTLRGPIEWFSPVGMRSRAGKQFALRARPRSLATMSYEELLEGHFIIAGTPDEVAEGFALVQRELGIGHLLLEAQESRMDHATTMRSIELMGAKVIPEIARI, encoded by the coding sequence ATGAAGCTCTACTACTTCAGCGAGATGCCGCACCACGAGTATCCCGACGCCGAGGGCGAGAAGTACCCGTCGCTGCGGCTGGCGTTCCCCAACCGCTTCTTCGACCGCGAGAAGGCCGCGGCGAACTACCGGCGCTACCTCGACGAGTACGAGCTCGCCGACCAGGTCGCCTTCGACGGGCTCATGATCAACGAGCACCACTCGACGCCGTCGTGCGTCAACGTCGGCGTCAACATGACGGCCGCCGTGCTCGCGCGCACGACCACGCGCGCTAAGCTCCTCCTCCTCGGCAACATCCTGCCGATCGAGGACAACCCGGTGCGGATGGCCGAGCAGATCGCCATGGCCGACTTGATGTCGGGCGGCCGCGTGCTCTCCGGCTTCGTGCGCGGGGTCGGGGTGGAGCAGTGGTGGGCGAACGCAAACCCCGTCCACAACCGCGAGCGCTTCGAGGAGTGTCACGACCTGATCCTCAAGTGCTGGACGGCGCCGGGACCCTTCCGCTGGGAGGGCCGCCACTACCACTTCCGTCACGTCAACCCGTGGTGTCTGCCGCTCCAGCGGCCACACCCGCCCATCTGGATCCCCGGCACCGCGAGCCCGGAGACCGCGGTCTGGGCCGGCGCGCGCGGCTACACCTACGTGCCGTTCCTGGTGCCGTTCGAGATCGCGCGCGAGCTGTTCGAGTACTATCGTCAGGGCGCTGCCGAGGCGGGCCGGACCGTGACGCCCGACAATCTCGGCTTTCTCATCTGCGCGGTCACGGCCGACACGAAGGCCAAGGCCCTGGAGGCCGGGCGCCATTTCGTCTGGCGCATGGGCCCGACGCTGCGCGGGCCCATCGAGTGGTTCTCGCCCGTCGGCATGCGCTCACGCGCGGGCAAGCAGTTCGCGCTGAGGGCGCGCCCGCGCTCGCTCGCGACGATGAGCTACGAGGAGCTGCTCGAGGGGCACTTCATCATCGCCGGCACGCCCGACGAGGTGGCCGAAGGCTTCGCGCTCGTCCAGCGCGAGCTCGGCATCGGCCACCTGCTGCTCGAGGCGCAGGAGTCGCGCATGGACCACGCGACCACGATGCGCTCGATCGAGCTGATGGGCGCGAAGGTGATCCCGGAGATCGCGAGAATCTAA
- a CDS encoding amidohydrolase family protein, translated as MTRAYNVIDADGHVLEPVDLWEKYMDPGYRDRAPRLFVDTDGKERMRVEDKVLGSPKGLGLLGAIGARQGAVSDVTMKYLEGRKGGFDPHARIVDLDLDGIDAAFLYPSLGLFSGAIEEPTLAAAVCRAYNRWLADYCRPYPDRLFGVAMLPMQSVELAIEEMRYARKELGMRGGFLRPNPYKGRMLHHPDYAPFWAEVQELDFAIGLHEGSSGGMPQVGVDRFTTRGARHIISHTMEMMLAAMSVIWEGVCDRFPRVRIGFLESGGGWIAPWLDRMDRHFDDEGFNDSTLSMRPSELFRRNCWISFEPVEGSLSVLADYIGPHKILWATDYPHPDGFFPGAPKLIADRPELSAETKRQILAGGAKGFYALT; from the coding sequence ATGACACGCGCGTACAACGTCATCGACGCCGACGGACATGTGCTCGAGCCGGTGGACCTGTGGGAGAAGTACATGGACCCCGGCTACCGCGACCGGGCGCCCCGGCTCTTCGTGGACACGGACGGCAAGGAGCGCATGCGCGTGGAGGACAAGGTGCTCGGGAGCCCCAAGGGCCTCGGCCTCCTCGGGGCGATCGGCGCCCGGCAGGGCGCCGTGTCCGACGTCACCATGAAATATCTCGAGGGCCGCAAGGGCGGCTTCGACCCGCACGCCCGGATCGTGGATCTCGACCTGGACGGCATCGACGCGGCCTTCCTCTATCCGAGTCTCGGCCTCTTCAGCGGCGCGATCGAGGAGCCCACGCTGGCCGCGGCCGTGTGCCGGGCGTACAACCGCTGGCTCGCGGACTACTGCCGGCCCTACCCCGACCGCCTCTTCGGCGTGGCCATGCTGCCCATGCAGTCGGTCGAGCTGGCCATCGAGGAGATGCGCTACGCGCGCAAGGAGCTCGGCATGCGCGGCGGGTTCCTCCGCCCGAATCCCTACAAGGGCCGCATGCTGCACCACCCGGACTACGCGCCGTTCTGGGCCGAGGTCCAGGAGCTCGACTTCGCCATCGGCCTGCACGAGGGCTCCAGCGGCGGCATGCCTCAAGTCGGCGTGGACCGCTTCACGACCCGCGGCGCCCGGCACATCATCTCCCACACCATGGAGATGATGCTCGCCGCGATGAGCGTCATCTGGGAAGGCGTGTGCGATCGCTTCCCCCGCGTGCGCATCGGCTTCCTCGAGTCCGGCGGCGGGTGGATCGCGCCCTGGCTCGACCGGATGGACCGGCACTTCGACGACGAGGGCTTCAACGACTCGACGCTCAGCATGCGTCCGAGCGAGCTGTTCCGGCGCAATTGCTGGATCTCGTTCGAGCCCGTCGAGGGCAGCCTCTCCGTGCTGGCCGACTACATCGGCCCGCACAAGATCCTCTGGGCCACCGACTATCCGCATCCGGACGGCTTCTTCCCCGGCGCGCCGAAGCTGATCGCCGATCGGCCGGAGCTGTCGGCGGAGACGAAGCGCCAGATCCTGGCGGGCGGCGCCAAGGGGTTCTACGCGCTGACGTAA
- a CDS encoding multidrug efflux RND transporter permease subunit, which translates to MSLSTPFVRRPVGTTLLTLALVMAGAISFRLLPVAPLPQVDFPTISVVAGLPGASPETMASAVATPLERQFGRIAGVTEMTSVSFLGATTMTLQFDLARDINGAARDVQAAIAAARGQLPTNLPNLPTYQKVNPADAPILILALTSTSVDKGRMYDIASTVLQQKIARLEGVGRIFVGGSSLPSVRIELNPMAVARYGIGLDEVRQVLASTNVNRPKGQLDDGMRTWEVNATDQLRRAPEYEPLIVAWRNGAPVRLVDVAQVRADVEDVRAAAVSGGKTAVVLVIFRQPGVNIIETVDRIHAELPYLRALVPAEIALTAVLDQTVTIRASIKDVGEALLIAIGLVILVVFLFLRNVRATTIPGVVVPVSLVGTFGVMYLVGYSIDNLSLMALTVATGFVVDDAIVVVENVMRHIEHGVPVLEATLTGAKEIGFTVLSMSLSLIAVFIPILLMGGIVGRLFREFAVVLSVAVLISLVVSLTTTPMMCALLLKPRAEERRGRLAVLGERVFDWITRAYDRTLTVALRHTAITMTIFLATFAINAYLFWTIPKGFFPQQDNGRLAANIVAAQDVSFSAIHEKLRRYGAIIQDDPAVESVTLFTGGGGGRGTTANTGRGFISLKPRAERKLSADEVITRLRPKLAQVPGATLYLQAVQDVRLGGRISNAQYQFTLQSDDLELLNTWAPRLVRAMREMPELRDVSSDQQNRGLEVPVVIDRATAARLGVSTRMIDETLYDAFGQRQVSNIYTSLNQYHVVMEVEPQYWQRPDALANIYLRSTTGATVPLSAVTQFKTGTGPIQINHQGLFPSVTTFFNLAPGVALGDAVKAIDAAERTMGFPTNIHGRFTGTAQAFQAALANQPLLIVTALIAVYIVLGVLYESLIHPFTILSTLPSAGVGAVCALMIFGMDLSVIALIGIILLIGIVKKNAIMVIDVALDLERSHGLAAHEAVHRACLQRFRPILMTTMAALLGTLPLALGTGTGSELRRPLGITVVGGLMLSQLLTLYTTPVIYLYMERFRVAVGRATARTRAALGLGRAPTVPGPAPSD; encoded by the coding sequence GTGAGCCTCTCCACGCCGTTCGTCCGCCGGCCCGTCGGCACGACGCTGCTGACGCTCGCGCTCGTCATGGCCGGCGCGATCAGCTTCCGGCTCCTGCCGGTGGCGCCGCTGCCGCAGGTCGACTTCCCGACGATCTCCGTCGTCGCGGGCCTGCCCGGCGCGAGCCCGGAGACGATGGCGTCGGCCGTCGCCACGCCGCTCGAGCGGCAGTTCGGCCGGATCGCCGGCGTCACCGAGATGACGTCGGTCTCCTTCCTCGGCGCGACGACCATGACGCTGCAGTTCGATCTCGCCCGCGACATCAACGGCGCCGCCCGTGACGTGCAGGCGGCCATCGCCGCCGCGCGCGGCCAGCTGCCGACGAACCTGCCCAACCTGCCGACGTACCAGAAGGTGAATCCGGCGGACGCCCCGATCCTGATCCTGGCGCTCACCTCGACGAGCGTGGACAAGGGGCGCATGTACGACATCGCGTCCACCGTGTTGCAGCAGAAGATCGCGCGGCTCGAGGGCGTCGGGCGGATCTTCGTCGGCGGCAGCTCGCTCCCCTCGGTACGCATCGAGCTGAACCCGATGGCGGTCGCGCGCTACGGCATCGGGCTCGACGAGGTACGCCAGGTCCTCGCGAGCACGAACGTCAACCGCCCGAAGGGTCAGCTCGACGACGGGATGCGCACCTGGGAAGTGAACGCGACGGACCAGCTGCGCCGCGCGCCCGAGTACGAGCCGCTGATCGTTGCCTGGCGTAACGGCGCGCCCGTGCGGCTGGTGGACGTCGCGCAGGTCCGCGCGGACGTCGAGGACGTGCGCGCCGCCGCGGTGTCCGGCGGCAAGACGGCGGTCGTCCTCGTGATCTTCCGCCAGCCGGGCGTGAACATCATCGAGACCGTCGACCGCATCCACGCGGAGCTCCCGTACCTGCGCGCGCTCGTGCCCGCGGAGATCGCGCTGACCGCGGTGCTCGACCAGACGGTGACGATCCGCGCCTCGATCAAGGACGTCGGGGAGGCGCTCCTCATCGCGATCGGGCTCGTCATTCTCGTCGTCTTCCTGTTCCTGCGGAACGTGCGCGCGACGACCATCCCGGGCGTGGTCGTGCCGGTCTCCCTCGTCGGCACCTTCGGGGTCATGTACCTCGTCGGCTACAGCATCGACAACCTCTCGCTGATGGCGCTGACCGTGGCCACGGGCTTCGTCGTCGACGACGCCATCGTCGTGGTCGAGAACGTGATGCGTCACATCGAGCACGGCGTCCCGGTGCTCGAGGCGACCCTGACCGGCGCGAAGGAGATCGGCTTCACCGTCCTGTCGATGAGTCTGTCGCTGATCGCGGTCTTCATCCCGATTCTATTGATGGGCGGCATCGTCGGGCGGCTCTTCCGGGAGTTCGCCGTGGTGCTGTCGGTGGCGGTGCTGATCTCGCTCGTCGTCTCGCTCACGACGACGCCGATGATGTGCGCGCTGCTGCTCAAGCCGCGGGCGGAGGAGCGCCGCGGCCGGCTCGCCGTGCTCGGCGAGCGTGTCTTCGACTGGATCACGCGGGCCTACGACCGCACGCTGACGGTCGCGCTGCGCCACACGGCGATCACGATGACGATCTTCCTCGCGACCTTCGCGATCAACGCATACCTCTTCTGGACCATCCCCAAGGGGTTCTTCCCGCAGCAGGACAACGGCCGGCTCGCCGCGAACATCGTCGCCGCGCAGGACGTCTCGTTCTCCGCGATCCACGAGAAGCTGCGGCGTTATGGAGCGATCATCCAGGACGATCCCGCGGTCGAGAGCGTGACGCTCTTCACCGGCGGCGGGGGCGGGCGCGGGACGACGGCGAACACCGGTCGCGGATTCATCTCGCTGAAGCCGCGCGCCGAGCGGAAGCTCAGCGCCGACGAAGTCATCACGCGCCTCCGGCCCAAGCTGGCGCAGGTCCCCGGCGCCACGCTCTACCTGCAGGCGGTGCAGGATGTGCGGCTGGGCGGGCGGATCTCGAACGCGCAGTACCAGTTCACGCTGCAGAGCGACGACCTCGAGCTGCTGAACACCTGGGCGCCGCGGCTCGTCCGCGCGATGCGCGAGATGCCCGAGCTGCGCGACGTGAGCAGCGACCAGCAGAACCGCGGCCTCGAGGTGCCGGTCGTCATCGACCGCGCGACGGCGGCGCGACTCGGCGTGAGCACGCGCATGATCGACGAGACGCTCTACGACGCGTTCGGCCAGCGCCAGGTCTCGAACATCTACACCTCGCTCAACCAGTACCACGTCGTCATGGAGGTCGAGCCGCAGTACTGGCAGCGCCCGGACGCGCTCGCGAACATCTACCTGCGATCGACGACGGGCGCGACGGTGCCGCTCAGCGCGGTCACGCAGTTCAAGACCGGCACCGGGCCGATCCAGATCAACCACCAGGGGCTGTTCCCCTCGGTGACGACGTTCTTCAACCTGGCGCCCGGTGTGGCGCTCGGCGATGCCGTCAAGGCGATCGACGCCGCCGAGCGCACGATGGGGTTCCCGACGAACATCCACGGACGGTTCACGGGCACGGCCCAGGCGTTCCAGGCCGCGCTCGCGAACCAGCCCCTGCTCATCGTGACGGCCCTGATCGCGGTCTACATCGTCCTCGGCGTCCTCTACGAGAGCCTGATCCACCCGTTCACGATCCTCTCCACGCTGCCGTCCGCGGGCGTCGGCGCCGTCTGCGCGCTGATGATCTTCGGCATGGATCTCTCGGTCATCGCGCTGATCGGCATCATCCTGCTCATCGGCATCGTGAAGAAGAACGCGATCATGGTGATCGACGTCGCGCTCGACCTCGAGCGCAGCCACGGCCTCGCCGCGCACGAGGCCGTGCACCGCGCCTGCCTGCAGCGCTTCCGGCCCATTCTCATGACGACGATGGCCGCCCTCCTCGGCACGCTCCCGCTCGCGCTCGGGACGGGCACCGGCTCCGAGCTTCGCCGCCCGCTCGGCATCACCGTCGTCGGCGGCCTCATGCTGAGCCAGCTGCTCACGCTCTACACCACGCCGGTCATCTACCTCTACATGGAGCGCTTCCGCGTGGCGGTGGGGCGGGCGACCGCGCGCACGCGCGCGGCGCTCGGGCTGGGTCGGGCCCCGACGGTTCCCGGGCCGGCGCCATCGGACTGA
- a CDS encoding multidrug efflux RND transporter permease subunit: MNLSRQFILRPVATSLLTVAIVLAGIVAYRQLPVAALPQVDYPTIQTVTFYPGASPDVMASGVTAPLERQFGQLPGLKQMTSISSSGSSIVTLQFDLALSIDVAEQQVQAAINAAATFLPRDLPNPPVYSKVNPADAPVLTLGLTSTSLPLTVVEDLADTRLVQKISQLPGVGLVTLSGGQKPAVRIQVNPTRLAASGLTMDDVRLAVGAANVNQAKGSFDGPAQSFTIAANDQILQSAQYKRLVVAFRNNAPVLLSDVADVIDGAENIRQAAWVGDQAGIIINIQRQPGANLIEVVDRVKQLLPQLQASLPSAVKVTVLTDRTVTIRASVHDVQVELTLAVILVVLVIFLFLRSAAATFVPGITVPVSIVGTFAVMYGLGFSLNNLSLMALTIATGFVVDDAVVMIENISRYIEEGERPLQAAFVGSGQIGFTILSLTVSLIAVLIPLLFMGDIVGRLFREFALTLSAAILVSAVVSLTLTPMLCARMLKPAAEQHPGRFARAAESAFDGLLGFYARTLRWVLAHQGGTLLVAVGTLGLTLLLYGVVPKGLFPVQDTGVILGISEAPQNISFDAMAQRQRALGRVILQDPAVASISSFIGIDGTNTTLNSGRIQITLTPLAERGESVGAVIDRLRAALARVDGITLYLQPVQDLTVEDRVSRTQFQYSLEDPDEAELRAWAPKLVARLRELPELRDVATDQLDQGLEATVRIDRATASRLGITPQMITDALYNAFGQRQISTVFTQLNQYRVVLEVLPEFRASPAMLDRVYLRSSAGGQVPLSIVAAIEERATSLAVSHQGQFPAVTVSFNLAPGVSLGAAVTAIGRVRREIDLPASIQTGFQGAARAFSASLANQPFLILAAIVTVYIVLGILYESWIHPITILSTLPSAGLGALLALLLVRLDLSVIALIGIVLLIGIVMKNAIMMIDFALDAERTEHRPAREAIERACLLRFRPILMTTLAALLGGVPLAFGRGVGSELREPLGIAIVGGLIVSQVLTLYTTPVIYLAFDRLATRLATRRVGGRARAGRPVTAR, encoded by the coding sequence GTGAACCTCTCCCGGCAGTTCATCCTCCGCCCCGTCGCCACGTCGCTGCTGACGGTGGCGATCGTGCTCGCGGGTATCGTCGCCTATCGCCAGCTGCCCGTCGCCGCGCTGCCGCAGGTCGACTATCCGACGATCCAGACCGTCACGTTCTATCCGGGCGCGAGCCCCGACGTCATGGCGTCGGGCGTCACCGCGCCACTCGAGCGCCAGTTCGGCCAGCTGCCCGGCCTCAAGCAGATGACGTCGATCAGCTCCAGCGGCTCGTCGATCGTCACGCTGCAGTTCGACCTCGCGCTCTCCATCGACGTCGCGGAGCAGCAGGTGCAGGCGGCGATCAACGCGGCCGCCACCTTCCTGCCGCGCGATTTGCCGAACCCGCCGGTGTACAGCAAGGTCAACCCGGCCGACGCGCCGGTGCTGACGCTCGGGCTGACGTCGACGTCGCTGCCGCTGACGGTCGTCGAGGATCTCGCCGACACGCGTCTCGTGCAGAAGATCTCGCAGCTTCCCGGCGTCGGCCTCGTCACGCTCTCCGGCGGCCAGAAGCCGGCGGTGCGCATCCAGGTCAATCCGACGCGGCTCGCGGCGAGCGGTCTCACGATGGACGACGTACGGTTGGCCGTCGGCGCCGCCAACGTGAACCAAGCCAAGGGCAGCTTCGATGGCCCGGCGCAGTCGTTCACGATCGCCGCCAACGACCAGATCCTCCAGAGCGCGCAGTACAAGAGGCTCGTCGTCGCGTTCCGGAACAACGCGCCGGTTCTGCTCTCGGACGTCGCGGACGTGATCGACGGCGCCGAGAACATCCGCCAGGCGGCGTGGGTCGGCGATCAGGCCGGTATCATCATCAACATCCAGCGACAGCCCGGCGCCAACCTCATCGAGGTCGTCGACCGCGTGAAGCAGCTGCTGCCGCAGCTACAGGCGTCGCTGCCCTCGGCGGTGAAGGTCACGGTGCTGACCGACCGCACCGTCACGATCCGCGCCTCGGTGCACGACGTCCAGGTCGAGCTGACGCTGGCGGTCATCCTCGTCGTGCTCGTGATCTTCCTGTTCCTCCGCAGCGCGGCGGCGACGTTCGTGCCCGGCATCACGGTCCCCGTGTCGATCGTCGGGACGTTCGCGGTGATGTACGGGCTCGGCTTCAGCCTGAACAACCTGTCGCTGATGGCGCTGACGATCGCGACCGGCTTCGTCGTCGACGACGCGGTCGTCATGATCGAGAACATCAGCCGCTACATCGAGGAGGGCGAGCGGCCCCTGCAGGCCGCGTTCGTCGGCTCGGGCCAGATCGGCTTCACGATCCTCTCGCTGACGGTGTCGCTCATCGCGGTGCTGATCCCGCTCCTCTTCATGGGCGACATCGTGGGCCGGCTCTTTCGGGAATTCGCCCTCACTCTGTCGGCGGCGATCCTGGTCTCGGCCGTCGTGTCCCTGACGCTGACGCCGATGCTCTGCGCGAGGATGCTGAAGCCCGCCGCCGAGCAGCACCCCGGCCGCTTCGCGCGCGCCGCCGAGTCGGCGTTCGATGGGCTCCTCGGGTTCTACGCGCGGACGCTCCGCTGGGTGCTCGCGCACCAGGGCGGCACCCTGCTCGTCGCCGTCGGCACGCTCGGTCTCACGCTCCTGCTCTACGGCGTGGTGCCGAAGGGCCTCTTCCCGGTGCAGGACACCGGCGTCATCCTCGGTATCTCGGAAGCGCCGCAGAACATCTCCTTCGACGCGATGGCCCAGCGGCAGCGCGCGCTCGGCCGAGTGATCCTGCAGGATCCGGCCGTCGCCAGCATCTCGTCGTTCATCGGGATCGACGGCACCAACACCACGCTCAACAGCGGGCGCATCCAGATCACGCTCACGCCGCTGGCCGAGCGCGGGGAGAGCGTCGGCGCGGTGATCGATCGGCTGCGTGCCGCGCTCGCGCGCGTCGACGGCATCACGCTCTACCTGCAGCCCGTCCAGGACCTGACCGTCGAGGACCGCGTCAGCCGAACGCAGTTCCAGTACAGCCTCGAGGATCCCGACGAGGCCGAGCTCCGGGCGTGGGCGCCCAAGCTCGTCGCTCGCCTGCGCGAGCTGCCCGAGCTCCGCGACGTGGCGACCGACCAGCTCGATCAAGGGCTGGAGGCGACCGTCCGCATCGACCGCGCGACGGCGTCGCGGCTCGGCATCACCCCGCAGATGATCACGGACGCGCTCTACAACGCGTTCGGTCAGCGCCAGATCTCCACGGTGTTCACCCAGCTGAACCAGTACCGCGTCGTGCTGGAGGTGCTGCCCGAGTTCCGCGCGAGCCCGGCGATGCTCGATCGCGTCTACTTGCGCTCGTCGGCCGGGGGCCAGGTCCCGCTCTCGATCGTCGCCGCGATCGAGGAGCGGGCGACGTCGCTCGCCGTGAGTCATCAGGGCCAGTTCCCCGCCGTGACCGTCTCCTTCAACCTCGCGCCCGGCGTCTCGCTCGGCGCCGCGGTGACGGCGATCGGCCGCGTCCGGCGGGAGATCGACCTGCCGGCGAGCATCCAGACGGGGTTCCAGGGCGCGGCGCGCGCGTTCAGCGCGTCGCTCGCGAACCAGCCATTCCTGATCCTCGCCGCCATCGTGACCGTCTACATCGTGCTCGGCATCCTCTACGAGAGCTGGATCCATCCGATCACGATCCTGTCGACGCTGCCGTCGGCAGGCCTCGGCGCCCTGCTCGCGCTGCTGCTCGTGCGCCTCGACCTCTCCGTCATCGCGCTGATCGGCATCGTTCTCCTCATCGGCATCGTCATGAAGAACGCGATCATGATGATCGACTTCGCGCTGGACGCGGAGCGCACCGAGCACAGGCCGGCGCGTGAGGCGATCGAGCGGGCGTGCCTCCTCCGCTTCCGGCCGATCCTCATGACGACGCTGGCCGCGCTGCTCGGCGGCGTCCCGCTCGCGTTCGGGCGCGGCGTGGGCTCGGAGCTGCGTGAGCCGCTCGGGATCGCGATCGTCGGCGGGCTGATCGTGAGCCAGGTGCTGACGCTCTACACGACGCCGGTCATCTACCTGGCGTTCGATCGGCTCGCCACGCGTCTGGCGACGCGCCGGGTGGGCGGCCGGGCGCGCGCCGGGCGTCCGGTGACGGCGCGGTGA
- a CDS encoding MdtA/MuxA family multidrug efflux RND transporter periplasmic adaptor subunit, which translates to MQGDSGEDRDARGLGARGSRRRLWVILIVLAALVGVGAWIAHGRQGKMQPAKAAGSGAAGGGGQEARPVPVVVMPVRTGDLTVYQTALGTVTPLNTVTVKSRVDGQLMRTPFTEGQIVHAGDVIAEIDPRPFQAQLVQAEGQLARDQANLANARLDLERYTRLAEREMIARQQLDTQQMVVNQAEAVIKMNAGNIDAIKLQLTYCRITAPITGRVGLRLVDPGNVIKAADTGGLVVITQLEPIALIFSVPEDSLPPILRRFRSGGGVPVDAYDREGRTKIASGTLAAIDNQIDPATGTVKLKASFANKDGALYPNQFVNARVLIDVLHDALLAPAEAIQRGPQGPYVFVVKDNVVQLRRVQPGPSDEGTVAVRAGVAAGEAVIVDGAEKVQDRARVAPSVRQPGAPPAGQPPAAAPPVGAPARPPAPRPGT; encoded by the coding sequence GTGCAAGGAGACAGCGGAGAAGATCGGGACGCTCGGGGACTCGGCGCTCGCGGCAGCCGTCGCCGGCTCTGGGTCATCCTCATCGTCCTCGCCGCGCTGGTCGGCGTCGGCGCCTGGATCGCCCACGGGCGCCAGGGCAAGATGCAGCCGGCGAAGGCCGCCGGCAGCGGGGCCGCCGGCGGCGGTGGACAAGAGGCGCGGCCCGTTCCGGTCGTCGTCATGCCCGTCCGCACCGGCGATCTGACGGTCTACCAGACCGCGCTCGGCACGGTCACCCCGCTCAACACCGTCACGGTGAAGAGCCGCGTCGACGGGCAGCTCATGCGGACGCCCTTCACCGAAGGCCAGATCGTGCACGCGGGCGACGTGATCGCCGAGATCGATCCCCGCCCCTTCCAGGCGCAGCTCGTCCAGGCGGAAGGGCAGCTCGCGCGCGACCAGGCGAACCTCGCGAACGCGCGCCTCGACCTCGAGCGCTACACGCGGCTGGCTGAGCGGGAGATGATCGCGCGTCAGCAGCTCGACACGCAGCAGATGGTCGTCAACCAGGCCGAGGCCGTGATCAAGATGAACGCGGGCAACATCGACGCGATCAAGCTCCAGCTCACGTACTGCCGGATCACCGCGCCGATCACCGGCCGCGTCGGCCTTCGTCTCGTGGACCCCGGCAACGTGATCAAGGCCGCGGACACGGGCGGCCTCGTCGTCATCACGCAGCTCGAGCCGATCGCGCTCATCTTCAGCGTGCCCGAGGACAGCCTGCCGCCGATTCTCCGCCGCTTCCGCTCGGGCGGCGGCGTGCCCGTCGACGCATACGACCGCGAGGGACGCACGAAGATCGCGAGCGGGACCCTCGCCGCGATCGACAACCAGATCGATCCGGCCACCGGCACCGTGAAGCTGAAGGCGTCGTTCGCGAACAAGGACGGCGCGCTCTATCCGAACCAGTTCGTGAACGCGCGCGTGCTCATCGACGTCCTGCACGACGCCCTGCTCGCGCCGGCCGAGGCAATCCAGCGTGGACCGCAGGGCCCGTACGTCTTCGTGGTGAAGGACAACGTCGTCCAGCTCCGCCGCGTGCAGCCCGGACCGAGCGACGAGGGAACCGTCGCGGTCCGTGCCGGCGTCGCGGCCGGCGAGGCGGTCATCGTCGACGGGGCGGAGAAGGTCCAGGACCGCGCGCGCGTCGCGCCGAGCGTGCGCCAGCCCGGCGCGCCGCCGGCCGGTCAGCCGCCCGCCGCCGCGCCGCCCGTCGGCGCGCCGGCGCGTCCACCCGCTCCCCGGCCGGGCACGTGA